AAGCTGGAGGCTGGAATCAGTGCTGCTGCTTTCAGATACAGTAGGCTGACAGGTCCTTGGTCTCTCCTCCTGCCTTCTTCTAGTACCCTATAGGCACTGGAGGAACAAGATCTTAACAGGAAGACAGctggaaatgaaaaatgtagATTTCATGGTCTCAGCCTCAGCATCACAACGGAAGGCTGGTTTTGGAGATGAGAGACAATCCCAGAATAAGTGGCAAAGTCTCACTGCCCCCCCACCCCTTACATCTGTCAAAAATCTGTTCTTAAGCTCATATGAGTTATTAATTAAAAGTAGACTTATTTTATTTGGAAGCAAAAGAATGATTATCTGAAATGTTTGCATTTGTAACTCTTGGCTTTATTTTGAACTATTGGCTTTAATATTGGtttagcattattcataattttaaaatttcttttttatttcagtatcAGATGTAGAAGGTGGTGATGGACTGCAGCTCAGAAAGGAACATACTctcaaaatatttacttatatcAATTCCTGGACACAGAGGTATGCATCTTTAGGTATTTCAAAGACTAATTTTTGTGAGTTGCGTTATAAGTTGCCATTTTTattgtcatattttctttttagggTGTTGGGTTAGATACCATTAGTTACTAAATGACAGTttgtcaatatttattaaatctttACTCATGAGGTCGATCatgattctgtttttaaaacatggGCATAAATATCAGTTTCTTTCTTTGACCCCTCCTTATTTAGGGATATGAGAATCGCAGAAATTCTGAAAAGTAACTATTttgagagattaaataatttttatggtATAGCTAAAGGCTTGTAACAATCttaatcctttaaaaagaaaagtcattgTGGTAGGGGATACTTTTAAGCCACTTAATATCTGTTCTGTTTCTATAATTACGTGTATTAGACCAATttctaaataatacatatattgagactataggaaataaaattttaggaaaacAAATGTTAATATAATCAAAGTTTATAAAAAAGATTCCTGTTCCTCAATGTGATTTTAACTAGTCTTTGCTaagaatttttttcccttgaataaaccagtgaaaataaaaattactcaaaCATAGTCCTTCTAAAAAATTTTATGGGTAAGAATGTTTGAAGCATTGTGTGCAGTAGCCAATGAACATGTTAAATGCAGTGATACATAAATGAATGTTCTGAGGTATACAGTCTAGCTGAATATAGAGTTTAGCTAGTAGTTTAACTTCAAATAACATTTGCTCTGTGGTAatatccttttttcttctctcagtaGAGTTGGCAGATATACTTGTTGCAAAAGACTTTGtagattttatttatgtaaacattCTGTACCATCATTATTGACATTTCTGAGTCTCACTGAATTTCAGTAAGTTTAGGAGTGGTTGCTGTTGCATTATGGATGGACTAGATGAATATTGCATAATACTAATATGTTTATGATTGAAGATGAACTTTAATAGTCCACAGTGGTTTGCTGAGAAATGTTGCGTCTGAGTCATAATCTTGAGTTTTAATTATTGTAACTGCAGCTAGGTAGCAACATGTTATACTAGGAAAAAAATCTACACTTCTGATTTCAGGATCTATAAGTTTGCCactgaataaaatgaaatccagagaaacaaaatgattttCCTAAAATCTCATCACTAGttattggtagagatgggatggGAGTTAAATTTTCCCATTCCTAATATACTTGTATTCTAGCCTATTTTTAATCCCTGTATTATGAATTTTTAACCAAGAGTCTGTGGATGGGAATGAAATTATAAAGGAGATTTTCATATGTGCAGTTTTAGGCAGTAATTCTTAGGTCTCATCAGAATATCAAAGTGTTTGCCTCCAAACCACCGAGAGCCTGTGGTTTATCTCATGTTGCCCTACAATGTAGTGGTTAAGAAGAGTGTggcctggccgggtgtggtggctcatgcctctcacttttgagaggctgaggcggaggatcacttgagcctaggagttcgagaccagcctgggctacagggcgggaccagcctgggctacagggtaagaccccatctctattaaaaaaaaaaaaaaaaaaaaagtggccttGGATCTAGATAGACATGGATTCTAGTCATGCTTCATCACCTGTGAACGAGTGATTGTGACAAATTAGTTAACTTCTATAAACTCTCACTTCCTCATTGGTggaaatagaataataataaagctaCTACTGTCTTAATGAGATTGTAAGGAAACAAAGTGCTTAGCACTGTATTTGTTAAAAGGACTTAATAAACacgtattttaattaaaattgttaaaatttgttttggaaaatgaaatataaattaaaagatgtaagcTAAAGTATGAAAGCTAAGCTGGAGAACATTGaataatttgtaattttgttCACCTGTCAATAAGTATGAACAGTTGTTAGCTTGTAGTAATAAAAGTGGAATGTTATACTCTTAATTGTGCTGATAGAAGGGAGAACAGGTAAAAATAGTTAGATCACAGTGCTTTGTAGTGaaaatttctctattttcatctccctctcttcctcccctaaattattttcttgagCTTCAGAAAATATTGTTGCCTAGATTAAGATTGTCGTTCTAATTAGGGGATAAACAGGTACTAATAAAGCATGGATAATCTGCAAAACACATTCTTAACTTGGGGCCCGTGGACCAAGTGAGTCCATAAGTGAACCTTAGCGTGCTGATAAACTCATGATATTTCATACAACATGTTATTTATAAGCTTCCTGGAGAAAAAAAGCTTTCATAAGATTATTAGTGGTCATAAATTGTTTTTGTAGTGTATTATCTACAGTGTAGGTAATGGAGAATGTTTACTTCAAAAATAGTATggtaggccaggcgtggttgctcatgcatgtaatcccagcactttgagaggccagcgtgggtggatcacctgaggtcaggagttcgagaccagcctgaccaacatggtgaaatcccatctctactaaaaatacaaaaattagccaggcgtggtggtatgtaccagtaatcccagctactcgggaggctgaggcatcagaattgtttgaacctgggaggcggaggttgcagtgagctgagatttgtgccactgcattccagcctggaatagagtgagactccatcttaaaaaaaaaaaaaagtatgttaacaagaatttaatatttataagcaTTATAAAGATTTTAGGCCCAgggtaatggctcatgcctgtaatcccagcactttgggaggcccagggaggtggatcacttgagttcaggagtttgagaccagcctggtcaacacggtgaaaccctgtctctactaaaaatacaaaaattagccaggcatggggtgcTCAcgtgtaaccccagctactcgggagcctgaggagggagaatcatttgaacccgggaggcagaggttgcagtgagctgagatcaagccactgtactccagcctgggagaaagagcaagactttgtctcaaaaaaacaaaaaaaacaaaaaaaaagattttagtattttatatatatattttttcttatttaaatgatACAGTGAttgtagggggaaaaaaaaaactgagaaactaCAGAGAAtcgaagttaaaaacaaaaacatgctaCCATTCAGAGCAACAGCTTACAACTTTTTGTGTATGTCCATGGTGTGAGACTGCGAACAgtacagttttaaattttacaaaaattatatgtatacttTATGGTCTCATTTTTCAGGTACAGTTAACTATGGTAAGTCTCTGTGTGATCAAGTATTATCTGTGTCATGATTTTTAAGTGCTGTTTAACAGTCATATAGCTGTCACAACTTTGGCTATAAGATTACGGAGGTCCTGTAGCCAATTAAGCCGACTGAGTTCTTTTCCTTGTGGGGGTCCAGTGTGCAATGGCTATAAACAGCAGCTTCCTTGGTAGTGTATGCAGCCTGTTTGTTGTATAGGTTGCTCTAAGGGACCTTGGAGACAGGCCTTTCAGATGTATGTTCATGTTTCTGACCTTGCACTACCCCAATGTAGGCTCCAAACAGGCATGTGAGGTGCCTTTGGAAAGCCCCAGGGCACTGTGGCGAGGGTTCACGTTGGCCAAGTTATGTCCATCCATACCAAGCTGCGGAACAAGGAGCATGTGATTGAGGCCCTGCGCAGGGCCAAGTTCAAGTTCCCCGGCTGCCAGAAGATCCACATCTCGAAGAAGTGGGGATTCACCAAGTTCAATGCCAATGAATTTGAAGACATGGTGGCTGAGAAGCGGCTCACCCCAGATGGCTGTGGGGTCAAGTACCTTGCCATTCATGGCCCTCTGGACAAGTGGCTGGCCCTGAACTCATGAGGGCTTCGACTGTGCTGCCCCCTCTTAATACCAATACATTCTACTTCCTGTCCCtcctcccccaaaaaaaaagattagggaGGTTAATAACACATGTTTGTTTACCAGATTatcatcattttattaatttaatgatTGGGAGTAGAATAGCAGGAAAACTAACTCAGAaaatgggaagagaaaggaataggAGAATAAATTCAAGACTAAATTAGGGAAAGGGCATATACggatctgcaaaggaatatcaTGTATGACAAAAGCGCTGATACCACAGAGCATAATTCTTCATGTtaagtgttgattttttttctttttctttgcttgttttaaGCTTATTACAAAACTGAGTTAGGTTTATATCTTggaaattccacattccttagcaGGTGTTTAAAGCTCTTTGCTGTCTCCTCCCTAtcaactttttaactttatttcagGAATTTCTTCTGTATAAGAACTCTGGATGCCAGCCAGGGTGAGGTTCTCTGTCAGGTTTCCAGGCTAAAAGTAGTATCTTTTATATTTGTCATTTGTGCTTAATGTTTGaagcttttacttttattttttcattgttttaataaatttgattttttagaaTAGCTTTAGAAGCCGTTGCTTTTAAATAGGTTAAATGTATGTGGTTCACTCTTTAAGGCTCTGCCTTTTATTTTGGCATCAAGAAATTTGTTGGACCAATGGACTGTTGATATTGACCACTGTTTAAAGTAGTGCTTTTCATAAATTAGCTCATACATAAAACAATTTTTGGTGAGGTTGAATACTGTGGAGTAATAGTCCTTTCATGCTTTCAGCAGAACTGGGCTAGGGAAATGATATTAGACCCATTGGAATATTTGTTGCTAGATAGAATTCTAAAACCTGACCtggaaagatttttattttgacatgTAGATTCATCATGAATGTTTACTtagtattacttttaaaattaaagctaCATACTTTATATGAGGCATTTAGAAATTTTTatcattgcattttaaaaacataagtgCATTTTATTTAGGTGGCAGCATATAATTCTACTTAGATAATTTTATCAGGCTGAAATAACAGGGtaaaactgagaagaaaataagagaagcTCAGATGGTGGGAGGATATGTATGATATTGGTGTACCAACATAAGTAAtacagagtttaaaaaaattaattggcagGGAAATGCCTATAATAAAAAAAGTCCCTGTGTCCCCTGTCTCCTCACCCTCCTTTCTGTTTTCAACTTTTTCAGATATTGGTTTTGATATTAACCTCTATACAGTATTCTGAAATACTCTTCTTATATTGCTGTTGCTTCATCTATCAATTTTAGGTGTAACCTATGAACTTCCATTTATGATATATAAGGATATCATTCTTTTACCCTCCCCAGTTCTGTCAGTATAGTTATATCAATTCTTAGGGTAGTTCTAAAACTAAAAGTGTTGCTCAGCAATGAGCCAAAAAAGTTCCCtagttcatttttatatcttgcatgttttctctttcttggtgtactgtcttttttcattcagttaattttttatgtgtggatCACTTAATTCTTCTCAAACGCTCATAAACTATGCATCATGAGGTGATCTATTATCCGCCCACCCCTGGTCATAACCCTAGAGTATTGATTACTTTCTAGAGTTACTACCTTCTCTTCAGATCTCATCCTTATAATTCATTTTGCTTgtctctgaggcaggagaaccttagggtctggaggcagggaacctaaggccaattcatgctgacttcctagaattaaatcaaaaggaaaaccctaaGATTTCACGCCCtgagtaacaaaaggaccagaggctaccCCCTTTGCAACCTCCCCACACTTTTTTGTGTGGCAGGTGAAAAATTGAAATtacctctgattggtcccctcctGCAACTAATCACACTGGTGGCAGGCCAAGTCTTCATCTGCATAGgagtataactttgtaacttcagccTCTGACTGGTCCCACTTTCCATaaccaatcagatgtttgcaTAGGGTGTAATTTTGTAACTTCAGACTGATCATGGGCCACTACTTCATTCAGGTAGGGTGTATACCAAGTAACCAAtaggaaacctctagagggtatttacaccccagaaaattctgtaactgggTCCTTGACTCCCTTGCTCTGACTGTTCCCACCCTGTGGagtatactttcattttcaataaatctctgcttttgttgttttattctttccTCCCTTTGTTTGTGCTTTTGTCCTATTCTTTGTTCAAAGCGCCAAGAACCTGGGCATCCTCCACTGGTAACATCTCCTTTCTCGGATCTCCAAGTTTCCTGGATTCCATTTTGTCATCTTTTTAGCTCACTTCCTTGTTGTAGAGGACATCTTTTCTGAGAGAGGATACATGGGGAGATAAATGTATATTAGACCTTCCAGGCCTGAAATGTCTATCCTACCCTTGTACTTATTGATAGGTCTTACTGGATACAGAATTGGAAAATTGCTTGCAGAATTTCAGAAGTATTGATCAATTGTATTCTAGGTTCCAATATTGCTTTGGAGAAGCAGTAgccctttgtatttttagtgcttttccttcatactcttttttttaaaaattatttatttattttgtagagatggagtctcgctctgtagcccaggctggagtgcagtggcgtgatctcggcatcctctgcctgctgggtccaagcaattctcctgcctcaacctcccgagtagctgggactacaggtgcacgctgccacacccagctaatttcttttgtattttagtagagacggggtttccccgtgttgcccaggctggtctcgaactcctgagctcaggcaatccgcccgccttggcctcccaaagtgctaggattacaggcatgagccactcactcggcctcttttgttttcttattttttattttttttaaaatttttttgagactgagtctcactgtattgccaggatggagtgcaatggcgcgatcttggctcactgcaacctccgccttccaggttcaagcaattctcctgcctcagcctcctgagtatctggagctacaggcacacgtcaccacgcccagctaatttttgtatttttagtagagtcggggtttcatcgtgttggccaggatgttctcgatctcctgacctcctgattttcccgcctcagcctcccaaagtgctgggattataggcatgagccactgcgcccggcctctttgaTACTCTTAATCACTCTCCCTGAAAGCTTTTAGAATCTTTATCCCTCCTCAGCTTCAgaaattttctgtatgttttggtGGGCCTTTTGGTtgtgaaaattttatttcataatttccttACCCCCATATTTATTGCTCTCATTTTCTGGAACTGTTAGTCAGATATTGTACCCTTCTTGATTACTTCCTTTTcatattctcttctcttttttttttttttgagatgggattgctgtgttgctaaggttggagtgcagtggcgtgatgatggctcactgcggcctcgacttcctgggctcaagtgattctcctacctctggctgccaagtggctgggaccacaggcatgtgccagtatGCTcagctaatatatttttttattgtagagaggaggtctcacgatgttgcccaggtcggtcttgaactcctgggttcaagcagtcatcccaccttagcctcctgaagtgctgggattacaggtgtgagccactgcaccaggccttttCTCTccattattaacttttttttctattttgtgggagatttcatttttcccttttgtgGACCTTTTGTTGAATTTTACAAATTGCTATAATTTTAATTGGTTGTTAAACTGTAAATGATATATATACAAAAGGTATATgatatgtatttgtatacattACAGTGCTCTGAATTTTGTTATTGCTATTTTGGCTCCCTGACCAAAAAATGCCGTTTTGTAAtctgaatttatattttcataacatttcattcttatttcaGTAACCTAATATTTTATATCTCTCAGGATATAAATTACagctaaaatctttttttcctttttgtattttatctatttcctctagttttcttttcttttttttctttctgtttctttcttttctttcttttttttttttctttttgagatggagtttcgctcttgttgcccaggctggagtgcaatggcatgatcttggctcactgcagcctctgcctcctgggttcaagtggttctcctgcctcagcctcccgagtatctgggattataggcatgtgccaccaggcccagctgattttgtatttttagtagagacggggtttctccgtgttggtcaggctgatctcaaatttctgacctcaggtgatccacccgcctcagcctcccaaagtgctgcgattacaggcatgagccaccacacccgcccttactgtttgtttttatctGCCTTCAGTGATCCAAAGGCAGATAAAATTTTTCTCGCATATCTTATTATTGTTATCCTTTCATGGTAATGAGAGGGGTACTAAAAAGTGAATTTGAAGGCCTCTGTGGTCAGGGCATCTCAGATGTTGGCCACTACCGTATGATGGTTAAATGGTGAGTAGGCTTTCTTGTTGGGGCTAAACGGGCTTTTTTTATTTCAAACCCCACCACAAATACACTAAGAACACTCTAGAAGGACAGAAGTCATGGGACAAAAGATGACAGCTATCAGCATAGTTTGGATGACAGAAAAGGGACAAATAGTAACTCGGAGTGAAAGAAATAAACTTGGTAAGAGctataaaaagacatttaaaagaagTATATTTCAATCTTTGGCTTTGAGATATGTTAGTCTGGTGGTTGGGTTATCAGATAGGAAGGGTACTTGAGGAGGTTTACCATTTAAGTCGTATATTTCACTTATCTtgctttcaggtttttttttgtttttttttttgtttgtttgtttgttttttttgagacagggtctcgatctgtcacctgggctggagtacagtggcatagtctagctcactgcaaccttgacctcctagaGTCAAGTAATCCTCTTATCTctgcctcctgtgtagctgggattacaggcgtatggcACCCTGCctgcctaactttttttttgagacgaggtctcactatgttgcctagaccggtcttgaactcctgggcttaagcgatcctcctgcctctgcctcccaaagtgctgggattacaggcatgagttgctttcattttcttgatcACACTTGCCTTCTTTGGTATCTGGTGTTCCTGAGTTTATCTTGTTCATTATGTATAGAAAAAACTTGTTTTCATGGGTGATGTaggaataatattttgttttttttaggatGGGAACCTGCAGGTTTTAATTGTAACTTTCGTTTTTAGTCGTCTTATTTTCTGCCTCAGGTTTCATCCCTGCCTTTAGAGATATCTTATGTTCTTAAGTCCTGAGCCTTTTCAGTGTTCTGTggggttgatttttctttttctttgtaaatccgTTTCATAGCTAGTTGGAAGTTTATTTCTTTCACTCTGAATTACttactatttttccct
This genomic window from Pongo pygmaeus isolate AG05252 chromosome 12, NHGRI_mPonPyg2-v2.0_pri, whole genome shotgun sequence contains:
- the LOC134737799 gene encoding large ribosomal subunit protein uL16-like, with translation MSIHTKLRNKEHVIEALRRAKFKFPGCQKIHISKKWGFTKFNANEFEDMVAEKRLTPDGCGVKYLAIHGPLDKWLALNS